Genomic segment of Eschrichtius robustus isolate mEscRob2 chromosome 7, mEscRob2.pri, whole genome shotgun sequence:
GAAtagaattgtttttcctttttttttttttttttgttttcttccagactACATACAAAAAAATATCCATTCTCTTTCGATGGTATACACCTTAAAAATAATTGCAATTTGAAATCAGAGCTGACAAATTgtgacttgttttgttttgttttttcatttttttgtaacaAACATGCAGGTAAATTTGTTTCAATCAGACATTAAATAAGAACGTACAATACAATCATAGCAATTTTAAAGTAACATTAAAGAGAAGACCTCTAGTTCTGTGGcggttttgtatttatttataatctaCAAGGGACGGGAGGGTTTGTTTTCCACATCTTTACcctcaagttttaattttttccccctcttccttTTTACCTACGGAGCTCAAACTAAGTAATGCACTTTTGAACCACGGGTCCGCTTGGAGCTAACATAAATAAATACCAGTGTCCACCGATGCAGTCCTCAGATGAACActttctcaattcttttttccttctttttctataaaaagtcaaatgatattttttcaacttttataAAGTTTGGGTGGGGAGATGAGAGGTGGGGAAAAGGGGAGTGAGTTTCCCACCGGGTCTCGGTCGCTGTTTCGGGTAGATAGATAcggtatatatgtattttccttttctggCCCGGGTCATCCCCACGCGCGGGTGACAGTAGCCTCTGCCCTGTTCCCGCCCCTCCCTCggctcttccccaccccccagttcttttctttccctcgACAGCCCTCCCGACCGCCCTCACTGGTACCCCAGCGCGGAGGCCGTGGTCAGTCTCTGTCCGTAGAGGGCGTAGGGGGAGTAGTAGGGTCCGGTGGCGGCGGGCACGGGCACGGGAGCGCCGGGCGTGGGGAGCGGGCTCTTGGAGTAGGGGTGGTAGCGGCTGCTGAGTCCCAGCGCGTGGTGAGGGCTGCGCAGCGCCAGCGTCCCGGGGCTGCCTGGGGCGCCCGACGTGGGGATGTGCATGTGGCAAGCCATTGCGGCCGCTGCAGCGCTGGCCAGAGACGAAGAGCTGGGGTAGCCCGACAGCAGTTTGTCTGTCCCGGGGAAGGCCGTATGGGTCCGCAAGTGGCTGAGCAGCTCTTCGGACGTAGCGAAGCGCTTGTCGCAAGGCCCGTTGGCCGACACCCAGTTGCAGATGTGGGGGAGTGGGTCGTTAGGGAGCATGAAGCCGTAGGGGTAGAGGGGGTGGCCGGCCAGAGAGGGCGGTGTGGCGCCGGCAGCCGCGGCAGCGGTTAGCGATGAGTGCACGCCGTGCAGAGGGTGCGTGGGGTACACCAGCGGGTATCCGGACTTGAGAGCCGCAGCCGCCGCGGCTGGATCGTGAGCGCACGACGCGCTGGCTGCCGCCGCCCCAGCCAGGTGGCTGGCGCAGTGGTAGCTGAGGCAGTACGGGTCCCGGCACAAACTGGCTGTCATCACGGACGGCGGCGACGCTCCGGCCAAGGGGCTCGAGCCGGCGGGCTTACTGCAGCCCAGAGAgcccgccgcggccgccgccagCTGCGCCCCCACCAGGCTGCCCGGCTTGGTAGGGTCGAGCGCCACCCCGTGTGGCAGGAACTGGGGCGGGTAGCCGGCGTAGGCcccagccaggctgcctgggtagGTCATGCCCGCGGGAGGCAGAGGGAACACTGTCTGGCCCGGCTTGTAGGGCGACACGGGTGCCACCAGCCCAGAGCCCAACACCGAGGAGGAAGTGGGCGCGCTGGGGCCGGAGCCGGAGCCCGATGAGCCGCCGCAGTCCGAGCCTAGAGCCTTGCCCCCGGGGCCCCCATCTGGGTGCTGGTTCACGTCCACATTAATCCCGCCGCCACAGCTAATCCGGCCGTGCGCCAACCCCGTGGGTCCCCCTTCGGCCGAGGCGCCCCCGGAGCCCTTGCTGCCGCCACCGCCCGCCTCGGGGTCCTTCTTGTCGTCCTTGCCCTCCGGGCCGCCCCCGGCCGAAGGCAGCATGCCTCCTGGCGAGCAGGCCGAGGCGCTGGAGCTTGGGCTGCCTGTCCTGGGCGTGAATGGCTGGCAGGTGGCGCTCGGTACCCGGAATCCTGATTTCTCCGCCGAAacccccccgccgccgcccccgccgcccccgcctccGCCGCCCCCGCCTCCCGGCTCCTTCTTATCCGAGCCGGGTTTGGAGTACGGCTTGAAACTCGACTTGTCCTCCACGCCGATGTCGCTCAGCTTGAGGGGGCCCGACTTTGCGTCCTTGTCGCCCCCGGCGCCGCCGCCGGCACCGCCCGCGCCTCCCCCGTTGGAGGCGACCGAGGAGAGTTTGGACGAGGGCGAGGGGTCGGGCTTCCCGATCTGCGAGCATGTTTGGGCCAACAGCGCCAGCGGGCTCTTCTTGGCATCAAGCTGCGGGGGTCAGACGTGGGGGGGGGGAGCacaaagaaagaaggggaaaccCTTTAGAATCCTGGCTTCTACGTTTCAAACGCACCTCCGCCAAGACCCGCAAAGATCCTCCCAGCCCCAAGGCTTAATTCTAGGCGACACcccttctacacacacacattctcgcTCTTGAGAAAGGCCACAGCactcccccccacccgccccgccaTCAGGATCTTTCCTGTCCTCTCTAAGCGataactgtattaaaaaaaattgcaaaatgttTTGGTTTCTGACTCTTTGACCCAGAACTGTAACCCCAcgcacccacacacacccctaatTCGAGTAAGGGCTCGGGTGGTTGGCGCCTTAGAGGCTGTGTACAAACACCAGGTTCTGGAGAACCGGAGGACTGGGACTTTGGAACCGTATTTTGGGCTCCCGGGCTCCTATCTTCCAGGCTGAGCGTGAGCGGACCTCGGTCGGGGTAGGGGCTTTAATACCAAAGGGAGAAACAAGTTTCGGCTGCCTTGCCTTTTAGCATTCATACCTCATTCTACCTCCTCCCCTCTTTCCGCCCTAGTTTTAAGGTGCGGGGGCACTATCCTCTCCCCTCATCCCGGAGCGGAATCCGACCCCCCTTCCATCCCCCCCTCCCCGATCCCGAGAGAAAGAAATCCTGTGAAGTGGCAGCCAGGGTGGTGGTCCCAGCGCGATCCAGGGATAGGGTCCTTACCTCTATGGGGCTGACAGGAGTGGAAGGCAGGGGCTGCAGGTACTCGGGGTGCAAAATGTGGCCAGTCCGTGCCGTCAGCATCTTCAGCACCTTGATGGGCAAGCGGTTAGCCTGGCGGagagggtcagaggggggcacGGCGTGCACAAAAGGCTTGGTGCTGCCGGCCGGGGACGAGcctgggccggggccggggccggagcTATTTCCAGAGAGCGCGCTGGTCCAGGCAGGGTCCGcactgccgctgccgctgccgccgccgctgtGCTTACTGCTTCTTAAGGCAGAAAGCGAGGGCGCTGTGCTCATGACCCACCCGCGCGCATGGGAGCAGCGGGGGGAGGGCTCCTGGAGGCGCGGGGCGGGCTCGGGGCTGCGCGCTCGCCCGGGAAGCAGGAGcagcagcaggaggaggaggagctggcgCGGCGATCACGGGCGCCCAGAGCGCCTTCTCGGCGCCTGGAGCCAGAAGCGAATAATCCTGGGTGGCCCGCAGCGGAGCCGTGGCCGAGCGGGAGGAGCCGGCCCGACTGCGGGAGTGCCAGGTGGCTCGCGGTGTCCGCCTCGGGCTGTGCCCCTGCGTTGCGCACTCGCGGCCCGGCGATAGCGCCTGCGCTGCTCTCCGCGATGTGAGCCGCTGCCTGTCCAGCCTGGGCTCTGGCGAGGAAACTCACTTCAAAAGCAGCTGCACCGAGGGGGAGATTAAAGCCTTTGCCGCCTTCCAATCAAATGGGAGCCCGAGGTGATTGGAGGGTCAAGGGGATGTGACGCgtcccgcgccgccgccgccgccgccgccaggaCTCTCAGCGCTGGTTTTAATGGGCAGCTCCCTCTTCGCCGCTCCCCCTGCGTGTCCCCTCCCCTGATTTCGCTAGGAGGACGAGCTGGACATTTATTCTACGTTTGCTGTCTGCCgcctccctcttttttcttcctcgtCGTCCGTCCTTTCCCCAGCTGGAGAATGAACTGAAACCTTCTTTTGCAGGAGGGTGTGTGTGAGGAACAGTTTGGGGGTGTTCAGAAGGAGCACTGGCGGGAGTCTGGACAACAGCCGGACTGTCAACCCCAGGGCCGCACAGGGGGCCCGCACACCAAatattctctcctcctcctcagtGGTAATTGAAATCTCTTGCGGTGCGGCCGCCTGGgtaaggaaaggtggggagcgGGTGTTGGAGGAAGTCCGCCCGCCCGCTTTGATTTCCCGGGATTCGGCGGCGGAGAAACCAGAAGCTGGGTGGGCAGCGGAGGCGGTGGAGGCCTGTCTCCGCTTGGTGTGCTCGGCTCCCCGCCCTTCCCGGCCACGTGACGCCCGGGGATGCGCAGATTGGGGCAGGAGCGGGGGTCACATGTTTCCTCTGTTTCACACTCAGCCCCCACCCATTCTTACTCTCCCCTGCTACCCTCTCttctacccaccccccccccgccccgttctTTGGGCATCTCCACCCCTCCATCAATTGTCAGTGTTCCTCGACCGCAATCAATCAGTTATTTGTCAGCTCTTGTCAATCCGACGGTGATTTATGTCAGCTTTTGTTGCTGATTACAAGGCGGGTGCGACTTGAAggcaaaaagagagagggagagagagacggagaggaaggaagagactgAGGGGGAACTGGAGGAGGGGGAAAGAGAAGCAGCCTCCTGGGATGAGAGGCGGGGGctctaagaaaaagaatgaaagaggagaaagaggcgCTCAGTGTCAGGAAAATGAATAGTGAGAGTAAAGTGCGCAGGTGCGCCCAGGGCGCTGAGAGGGGTGCGCTGGCCTGCGGTGTGCGCCTCGCTCCTCTCAATATCGGAGAGAGAGATACAACCTTCCACCTCTGGGGAATTCCGGTCTTTTGGGGCCGCGGAGTTCCGGGTGGCACAGGGTATCCGAAACGGGCGGTGGCGACGTCTAACACGGGAGAATCGtcccctctccccgccccgccccccccgccagGGTAGTCCCTTCAGGGCGTGTAGTGTGCAGTCGTCAAGCTGCCAGCCTGCCACGGACCCCGCCCTCCGTAGTGACCCGACTCCAAACTCGGAGACTTCTTTCTAAGAGCCACACCACCAACGTAACCTTGAGCCCTGGAGGTCAATGGTGGGGTACCCCCACCTCAATTCTTTgacaaccccccccccacacacacacatcgtgGCTAGGGCTGAGAGACTGCGAAGAAGAGGCCTGACCATAGGTCCTTGCACGAGATACGTTTCAGGCTCACTCAGGccccctctccaccctccctcaCCCCGCGCCATGCCCGCAGTCTTGGTAGCCGGGGTTACTCCGGGCTGCTCGCTCGAATTTATTGGAACGCCGAGCCGGGACTGACCGGCGCGGGGAGAGCGGAGAGaaggagtgagagagaaagggggggCAGTGCCTGTGGGAACACCGGCTCTTCCAGGGAAGCGGAGCGGGACTGCCGCGTTCCCCTCGATTTGCACCGTCACTCTGGctgtttggaaggaagaggggagGCGCTGTGCGTGCCTCCGTGTACCTGGATCTGAGTGCAGAAGTGTGTATGAATGCCTGTGCCGCTGTGTGAGTTGTCAGGGCTTTGGGAGCGTCCGGAGCGAGTTCGGGGGTCACCTCCAAAAACTCGCAGAAACTGGAAGTGGGTGAGAGGAGGACACATCCCCTTCGTCGGAAGGACTTGGAATACTTTGAAtatcccctcccccacttttccGCCCCGGCTCTTCTTTTGTTGTCAAGTCCTTTTGATAAATGGTGGTGCTGGGAGCGCTGGGGAGCCTGGAGCCAGTCTGTACCcgcgcgggggcgggggccgggcctGGAGACCCGGTTTCCACCCTCGCTCAGCCGGCCCTGAGCCCCGTAGGCACGGAAGTCGGGTCTGGGACCTGCCCTCGGCGTGCTCGCCCTCTCCTCTCTCACCAccccattcctctctccctcaTTTTTGTCTCTGTCTCCCACTCCGAACGGGTACCGAGAACTTTCTGGGGGTGAGTTTTAGAATTTTCTCGTAGGCATTCTTTTTATGCGTTTTAATCTTATCCCTTGATTCTTTAGGTTGGTAAACTTCATGAGATGGTGATTTGTCTAAAGATAATTTGGAGAAGAGGGGAGTGAGGCGCTGTGTATATGGGGAGTTTGTCggtgtatgtgtgcgtgtttAGGTGTAATAACACACCTAAATTCAAGGGGCTTTGGAGTGTCTGTGCGACAACGGAGGAAGGTGAGTCCGTGAGACGGTGGCGAGGCCACAAGGGAGGTTGTGAAGGTTGTCTGAATAATCTTTGGGGAGCGAGTCCCAGGTGCCCGTTTCTGAGGACGGGACGGTTCTAAGCTGTCTCTGCAGGGCAGACACTGTGAGGCCGCCTGTATCTTGCGGGTCTGTTGGTGTATGTCTGTGTCATTGGGTGCATGGTTGTCGGTTGTTGGCCCAGATCAACTGTAGATCTCCCAGCCATGGGCCCCGTGTCGCCGCGGCCTCCCGGTGAGGCCCGGACACTGAATGCTGGGGGCGGCGGCCAGGGATGCAGGTGACCGCGGGCGTCCCTCCCTACCCCTCGCCCTGCAGTCTCCAGATTCAGTCCATTCCCTCTCCTGTAATTCCAGCAGCTTTCTTTTTACGCCCGGCAGCTGGGGAAACCAGAGAGTGGCCCCCGCGTCCCCCGGAATGGGCGTGCCGCGGTGTGGTCGCACACGCTCGCGGGCCTGCGCGGTGCGTGGGTCTCAGTCCGCGTGAATTCGCTCTTCACAAAATCCGACTCCGAAGGTCCGAGCGCACGGGGGCGCCTAGGGGTCTGCGCGCCCGGGGTTTTCGGTAGGCGCCAGCGTCCGAGCCTGCCCATCTCGAGGGGGAGGCCAAATCCCCGGAGGCCGCGCAGGCCGTGGGGGTAAGGGAGTTATTAATTCCTAGGTCTAATGCCGCCAACCCCCAGTGGCGATTGGCCTGGATGTCCTGCGGATTTTATTTGCACACAATGGAAATGATTTGTTTTCTCTAAAAAAGGAGTGGGCATGGCAGATAtttgaggagggggtgggaggagaaggaaggggagagagctgaggaaaaaagtttgaaaatgccTTGAACTATTCACTGTCGAGATGGCTAATCAGTATTGAGGCCGGAGGGCAGGCGGGCCGCCTTTCACCGCCGCTTCCCTTTCATCTCGGGCTCGGCGGAGGCGCTCAATTAAAAGCCTATCAGTTTGTAAGTAAATCAACGCCTATCAGAGTTGTCACATCAAACAAAACGATTATTATTGCAGCCCGCCTCCCCTATTAATCTCCCTCGAAGATAATCCGCCTGACAGGTCAGGCCCGGCTAGCTGGAAAGCCTGGCCCAGAGCGCCCAAACAGTCCCGGACTGGCGCGCGCCCCTTGGggcaccccctccctccctcccaccccgcctCGTGGTCCCTCGGGAGCTGGGAGAGAAAGGGCGAGCGGAGGCCGCTGGACCCAGGCCCGCCCCTCCGGACTGGGAGCCGGGCCCAGATTCGATGGGCTGGTGGGGGACGGTGCCGGGCGGCCCTCGCCTCTTTTGGGACCGGGGGTGTACCAGGCTTGCCAGGACCACAGCCTGGCCTGGTCCTCGGGCGTCGCCAAGGCCTGCACTCTTCTCGGCTCGCTTCCCCTGGTtcttccccaccccgccccctactcttttttgtttcctctctcGCTTCTTTCTTGGCCCCCTACccgttttcttcctttccctcctcttcatTTATACTTTTCCTGCTAGCCAGGGAATATTTCctattctctctcccttctctcagtATACCGTATATACCACTTCAGCGCAACCACACTCGCTGAACAGCGCATTCTCAGGGCCCGGGTTACTTCTCTGCGGCAGGGCTGCCTCAGGAGTGTGTGCAATTCCCAGGAACTCAGGACCAAGTCCTTCCTAATTTCTCCCCACGCAGGGGTTCTCAGAAGCTCTACGCCTGTTTAAGGGTTGGGTGCGTTTGAAGgggtgagaaaaaaagagagaccagGTCAGTGAGATGGGTGGACGGTCGCAAGCTCCCTATTCTGGAATTAGTATTTTGTCTTGGAATTTCACAGCTGCAACGTCACTGACCTAGCTGGTGGCGTTGCCTGGGCTTTGCAAATACGCGGGGGAGACCCACAGGGCATCTGGGCCTCGGCACTGAGTATGTGAGGGGGTGCCTAACATTTCATAAGTAAATAACGCCCACATAACTGCTTCTATAGCCTAAACTGGCGTTCGGAGGCCCGGGTGGGGCCTGGATTCCTCACGGGTGTGAAATCGTGGCCTTCTTCCCGGTGGCCTCCGGCTTTGAGCTTTGGGATGCTTCGGAATCAAGCGCGATCCACCCTTTTCTGCGCTCTTGCTCCAAACCGATAGGCCCAAATGGTCACTGCTCTGGCCTGGTGGAGCCGGGATTGAGGGGTGGTTGAAGTGTCTGAGGGGGAGCGGCTGCCCGCAGGATCTCAGGCCTTAGTACCCTAAATGCTGGGTTCAGCGCCTCGGAAAGTCTCCCTCTCAATGTGTGTATGAGGGAGAACCCCCAAGGCCCAGCAGTGTTGGCTGTCCGGGCCGAGCCTCTCCCAGTAGTCACGCCAGGGTCCGAGGCAGCAGATATGGAATAGAGCCCACCTCAGAGTGCTCGGCTCCCGGAGCTGCAGAACCCGTGGCCCCTACCACGCAGTCCCGAAAGCCCCCCATTTGTGTGCACTTTCCACAGCCGACCTAGTAGGAATAGTTATTTCCTTACCCAGAAATATTGTAGCAGTGCAGTGGCTTAATTATCTGCGCGCCTGcttttcttaaatgtatttatttcacttatgCCACGCCGCGGATATTTAAAGAGGTACACATACCGCACACCTCAACGATGCGGAACTCACTCTGGCTAAAGGATATATTTGCTGGGTGGTTATTTGGACATAAGTACTATCTCGAGCCCAGATTACACCCAAGCAGGGGCTGTAAAATGACACTTGCTCTAGAATTTTTCCAACTTAACTATATGTGCACACACCgagaatttaataatattttatatcccTCTACATATCTAAATATTCAGATGTTATGTTACATGCCCTTGAAGCCGGAAGCAATCTTCCGTTCACACTGGACGTGGAGCTGTTTGTATAATTTTCATCTCCCTGCACTTACACATGAATCTTAATCTAATAAATTCAACCTTGTCATTTTTAGAATCGACATAATTTCTCTGGCTGCGGGTTGCGCTGTCTGTATCCGAATAAATACAGCTCGCATTCGTCCAGCAGGAAACGGCTCCCGGTTCCCGTGTACGGAGACGCATCGGCTCAGCACGGGACGCGAGATGGCTCCTCGTGCTCATAAGGCGGCAGGTCTGGCCTCCGAGGGAGGCTGGACTATCAGCGCGCTCAGGCCGAGCAGCCTCTCGCTGCCCGGCAGTGCCTGGCAGTCCCCCACCTCTGCCTGTGCTTCGGGAACCCGCCCGGCCGAGTCCGTCCGGGGCGAAAACTGAAAGCAAATTCCACGGCAGATGAAGCTCGAACTTTCTACGAAGCAAGTTTGCAGCAGAGATTCGGTGGTACCTTTCAGAGGACAGCGCGCGCAAAGTGGGGCGGTGGGCGAAGAGGGCACCGGGTGTCTGAGCTTGGTCCGCGGCGAAACGCGAGGGAAGGCGCCTCCCCCTCGTTATTTCTCGCCAACTTCTCGGCCTCTGTCCGTAAAAATAGTTTCCAAGGTGCCGCGGACGCCCAGGATGCGATTGTGGGAATCGCACCAGGGAGGAGGCGGCTTTGTAAaagttgcagaaaaagctttaccCAGAAGCGTGCGCCCAGCCGGGCTCAAGAAAGCTTGGGACCAACTCGCCTTGCCCCGGGCAGAAGGAGCCCCCCTGGAGagccccctgcccagccctctTCCCTCACCTCGAAACCGCACGTAAATAACCTCCCGCTGCCTGCCCTGCAAACTTCCCCGCGCGGTGCCGCGCTTGGCGGGCGAGGCCCGGACGCAGAGCCGGCCCGCAAGGCCGCTTGTCGGCCCGCTCAACCCAGCCTTGACACAGGCTTGCGCGGAGGTGAGAGGATGAGTGTGGTTCCGGCTCCCACTTGGCTGCCCAGACCATCACCGCCAGCCTCCCAGAGCAAGAGCTTCCCCTCGGGAGCGGTGGTCTTGGGGGGCTGACGAGGGCGCAAAATGCGCGCGCGGGGCTGCGGGGGGAGGCGGCCGCCGGTCTCTCCACGGGGCCTGTCGCCGGGCCGGCCGCGGCGGGTGAGTGATGAGGGCAGAGAAGGGCGCCCATAAATCGCGGGTGTCAGGGCGAAAAACTCTCTTTATTGTCTGCGTGATGGATGGGCCCGGGGACGAGACACCAAATACTTCGTATCGCCTTTAAATGGGAACACATTTTCCGCGGCCATAATTcatgttttttaaatagaaagtttGAAATGTTGCCTATATTTCACCGGCCCTGACATATTTATGAATCGCTCCCTGCATGCAAATATCATTATTTAAAGCGCCGGGGAGAGctcgggggaggggaggaggcgcGGCCCCTGGGGCGTAGGGGTGGTGAACTGGGGAAACGCGAATGGAGAGGGGGGGCACCAGCGCCCTAAAGTGCGGACAATGAGGCGCGGAGGAAAGCCGTATCCGGAAGCCCAGCGCACCGGGGGCTCCCCTCCCGCCGCCGGACCCCTCACAGCCGCTCGGGGAAGTCTGCGCGGTTTGGGGGTCCCACCCACTGCCGGGAGACCAGGGGGCATTTTGCGTCCGTCTCCGAGGCTCTGATCAGAGCCACCTTTTCCGAAAAgggagtaaaagaaataaaaataaaaagaatttaacaaACTCAAATAATAACAACCCAACGTGTTTCGTGTTCGTTGCCATTGCAtcggttttattgattttcattctGCAAACCTGAGACTGCGCGCCCGGCGGGGCGACTGTCAGACCCCAGTCACCTCGAGGAGCTGGTGGGGGATAACTGTCCGGTGCCGCGGCCTCGAACCGCCCCCCACCCAACCAGCTCACCACCTCTCATGCACAACGGAGCCTGCGCAAGACGCGGGGACACGAATGACCCGGCCCCCAAGCTCTGGGGGCTTCAGTCCCGCCCCCTCTGCCTCCACAGTGCTGTGCTGCGCTCCTGGGGTCTGCGTCCGCCCTCTCCGAACCCCACTGTCAATACAGTCGCTTTGGAAAAAAGCCGGGCACGTGCCATCAGCCTCTCCACTGCCCGTCCACACCTGCGCCCTCACTAGCCAAGTCTTTACCTGTGCGGTCCCCCGCGGCGCCTGCGGCCGCGCCGGTAACGCAGGAATGGAAGCGAGGGCGGGGGAGTGGGAGGGACTGAGAGCATTACCCGAGACAGCCAGATACTCAGACCCGGGGCCTCCTCTTCGGACTGGTGTTGAGGCCCTGGCCCAAAAAGCTCTAGGAGCCGAATTGCGCGGGGAAGAGCGAGGCGGGGGAAGGGCGAGGAGAACCTGCCTCGGGAGGGAGGGGCGGGCCCGGCGGCACTTCCGCCGTGGGCGGGACCGCGGGCTGCAGCGCCGGTCCCGCCCCTCCGCGGCGCCGGCCCGCCCCCAGCTCGCCAGGCTCCATCCCCGCCGGCTGGGACCCTGGGTCTCAGGCTGGTACCCGAGGCCTTGGCGTACAACCCGGGTCTCGCAGGAGGGCAGTGGGCAGCTTGTTTTCCCCACCTAGGGTTGTATCTAAGGATTTTTAAATCATAGGAACACAAGCACATACCTTGGCCCAAACGCTCAGGTAAGACTTTGTCAAACTTTGGTGTTTTGGTAGTCCTGAGACCTGCGTGGCCAAGGGGGTTctcaaacattctccaggatccaATCAGTTGCCCCTCTGACAGCAGGGAATACAGATCCGTCCCCTAGGGTCCCACCTGTCTTTCAGGAAGGTCAAAAACAAAAGCTAACACTGTTTGAACGTTTGCTTTGTGCCAGACGCTAAGAACAGCAACTCTCTGAGGTAAGTACCATGAATGccctgttttatagataaagaaattgaggcatGAAGAGGAGAAATAGGCCTTGCCTCACTCCCATATCCTCATCCATATCCTCATCCCTTCTTTTCTTCAGATCCCCAGCATCCCAACCCATCACTCTGGGGGGAATCTTGCTGGGCTTTTACTTACCTTATTCGAGTGTTCCCTGGCCTGTTAACTGCATCCATCTGCAGCTGAGGCCTTGCTGAGCAAGAGGGGGACCCacacagaggaggagaaaggTATAAATGGGGCTGGGCTCAACTCAACTCCTGGGCAGCTCCCAGCCTGATGGGGAAACTGGACCACTGAGCACCCTGGCTTGTTTCCTCATAGCCCTTCAGCCCTTCAGAAGCCAGAGtgatattaaaacaacaacaacaaagactaTGAGATCATGTTTCTCCTCCGCTTTTGCTTCTGGGTTCACATTGTTCTTAGAATCAAGTTGAACCCATGACTGGCAAGTCTCTGAGGTTTAATTTGCCTCAGCTCCCCCTTCTGCCTTTGTCTGTCTCCTACTGCCCCTCATCCTGAGCTCCTGCCATCCATGCTGCCTTTTGGTTACTCAAATGTGCCATACAActtcccacctcaggaccttgCTAATGCTTTTCCTTCTATCTGGAATGACCTTCTGTCCTTCTTCTCACCTGGCTCACTGCTCCTTTGCCTTTA
This window contains:
- the ZNF503 gene encoding zinc finger protein 503 — its product is MSTAPSLSALRSSKHSGGGSGSGSADPAWTSALSGNSSGPGPGPGSSPAGSTKPFVHAVPPSDPLRQANRLPIKVLKMLTARTGHILHPEYLQPLPSTPVSPIELDAKKSPLALLAQTCSQIGKPDPSPSSKLSSVASNGGGAGGAGGGAGGDKDAKSGPLKLSDIGVEDKSSFKPYSKPGSDKKEPGGGGGGGGGGGGGGGGVSAEKSGFRVPSATCQPFTPRTGSPSSSASACSPGGMLPSAGGGPEGKDDKKDPEAGGGGSKGSGGASAEGGPTGLAHGRISCGGGINVDVNQHPDGGPGGKALGSDCGGSSGSGSGPSAPTSSSVLGSGLVAPVSPYKPGQTVFPLPPAGMTYPGSLAGAYAGYPPQFLPHGVALDPTKPGSLVGAQLAAAAAGSLGCSKPAGSSPLAGASPPSVMTASLCRDPYCLSYHCASHLAGAAAASASCAHDPAAAAAALKSGYPLVYPTHPLHGVHSSLTAAAAAGATPPSLAGHPLYPYGFMLPNDPLPHICNWVSANGPCDKRFATSEELLSHLRTHTAFPGTDKLLSGYPSSSSLASAAAAAMACHMHIPTSGAPGSPGTLALRSPHHALGLSSRYHPYSKSPLPTPGAPVPVPAATGPYYSPYALYGQRLTTASALGYQ